From a region of the Candidatus Woesearchaeota archaeon genome:
- a CDS encoding CbtB-domain containing protein, with product MNKEKYVNVFGYQVKLRAVTMVAIIFVLALLFCWLLLFSPWPAIHDPTHWIRHSLGFVPCH from the coding sequence ATGAATAAAGAAAAATACGTCAATGTTTTTGGCTATCAAGTCAAATTACGCGCTGTAACAATGGTCGCGATTATCTTTGTTTTGGCATTGTTGTTTTGTTGGTTGTTGCTTTTTAGTCCATGGCCGGCAATCCACGATCCAACACACTGGATTAGACATAGTTTAGGATTCGTTCCTTGTCATTAG